The genomic segment GCTGCGTACAGCCCTTACCGGAGCATCCGTCCCTTCGATTTTTTCTGTTGTATGAAGAATGTCTATATGACGATGTTCGCTGAGAAGAGGTTCAATTCTGGTCCGGTCACCTACCAGTATAAATTCCAGATCCGGAAAAGCTTCTGCTGCCCGAACTGTCCCTTCAACAATCGCTCCGGGTGCGTTATCTCCGCCCATTGCGTCAATTGCCAGTTTCATTCATGTTCTCCCCTTCTGTCGATCCAAACTGTATCTGAAAGCGTCAAGGCTTCATGTCCTTGTGATCATATGTTATCGACCTAAGTCTATACTTCGTAACTTTAACACTTATTACGTTTTCTGTCCAAATATGGTTTCATTAGCCGGCAAACGAACACCCTTTATGTTTCCATTAAGAATAAGTAAAATGAAGAAAAACCTGCCGGCTGGCAAGTCGCAGGCGCCGCCGGCAGGTTTATTTTTTTTTGCAGCCTTTCCCCATAAAAATTTAATGCTTCCTAAAGTCTTGAAAGAGCGGGAGACCTCTCCGGTTTTCCACCCTGATTACAAAATTATTTGGAAAGTGAAAGTGCCTGTTTCATCTTTTTAAGAAACGAGCCTGAGGTGTAGGTCAGCACAGAACCCTTATAAAAGCGCAGGCTGAAGAGGAACAGCCAGATGATCGTTGCCGCCAGGAGGATCAATGAGACCGCTGCCTCCCAAAGCCCCATGTCCGTTGCGCCGATCCGCATCGGCATAATCATCGATGAAATAAACGGAATGTACGAACTGACTTTTATCAGGAGTGTATCCGGGTTGTTCATCCCGCTGATCGCGATAAAAAAACCAATCATTAATGCGAAAGTGACCGGCATGATGGCCTGACCTACATCCTGTACTTTATTGACAAGCGAGCCCAGTACGGCCCCAATGAGGGTGTAAAGGACGCAGGCAAGCACGAAGAACAGGATCGCATAAATGAAATAGGCAGCTGAAACATTAGAAAAAAAGGATTGCACACTGTTCCAGTATTCCCCGTGGTTCATCGTTTTTGCCATGATCAGGGCAGCACCGGCCAGCACGATGATCTGGGTAAATGCCAGGGAAAGAATTCCTGTAACTCTTGAGAGTAAATGTATGAGAGGGGATGAACTTGATATGATGATTTCCATAATCCTTGTGTCTTTTTCTGCCGCAATCTCAGAAGAAATCATTGAAAGATAGGACAGAACAAACAGATATATTAAGAATGCAATGCCATATGAGATCAGCGTAGCCTTCGTCTTGCTGTCTGCAGACTTTCCTTCCTGCTGCGTGTTCATCGTGTGCTGATCGAGTGTCAGGTGGGAGGAAAGAATGCGCTGGGCCTGCTCATTGGTCAGGTTCATCTGTTTGATGGTAAACAATTGATTGACATTTTGAACATAATGATCGAGTTGTTGCTGATCATTAAGCTCAAGGGCTGTATCCGCAGTACGTATTTGTGCTGTAAGCTGACCGGATGCATTCTGATCCAGCAGAAGCACCCCGTCCGCTTTTTTCTTTTTCACACTTTGATCTGCCTGATCCAGCGTACCCGTAAAGTTTTTGAATTTCAAATGATTATCACTTTTGAAAAATGCAGCCGTGTTCAAACGGGTCTGATCGACAATTACAATTTTGACAGCTTTGTTATTGGAAGATAACCAGCTGCTGATTGTTGGCCACATGAATGCGGCAAAAATGGCAAGCAGCATGATCAGTGTCGTGATTAGAAAAGATTTTGCCTTCAGTTTACTCAGGTAGGATTGTGAAAAAAGAACAAGGAATTTATTCATGGGGGTCACCCACCTTCCGTGTAAAAATTTCCTCAAGGGACAGATAATCAAGGCTGAACTTCTCAATAAAGCCATCTTTTGTCACCTGTCGAAAGATCTCCGGTGCGTTCTCTTCCCTGAAAGAAGCAGGCGGAACATGTCTTGCTCCCGGGATACAGACAGGACACCCGGTAATACGGATAGTTGCTCGGCGGTAAATGGCCCGCGCAGGGTCAGGTTTATTTTTCCAAACTGTGCCTTCAACTCTCGAAGCGGGCCGCTGAAAAGGGAAACACCGTGCTTCAGAAGACAGATATGGTCACACAGCTCTTCCACATGATCCATACGGTGGCTTGAAAAAATGATCGTTGCCCCTTCATTTTTCGCATCGATGATGGCCGACTTTAACAAACCTGCATTGACCGGATCAAGCCCGCTGAATGGCTCATCCAGTATGAGGAGAGACGGTTTATGAATCAGGCTTCCGATCAGCTGGACTTTTTGCTGATTTCCCTTGGACAATGTTTCAGTTGCGGCCTTTCGCTTATCTGTCAGGTCAAAACGATCCAGCCAATAGGCAATTTCATCTTTTAGTGTCGACTTATCCTTCCCACGTAACCTGCCAAAAAACATCAGCTGGTCTTCTACCGGCATTTTTGGATATAAGCCCCGTTCTTCAGGCAGATAACCTATGATATTCCTGTTCAGGGCATGAACAGACTGACCATTCCATTTGATTGTCCCGATGTCGGAGTCAGCAGGCCGAGGATCATCCGGAATGTCGTTGTTTTTCCTGCCCCGTTTTGTCCGATTAATCCAAAAATTTTACCACTTTCCGCTTCGAAGGTCAGTTTATTTACGGCGGTAAACGTCTGGAACTGTTTCGTCAGTTGATGAACCGTCAGTGTCATATTTTTCCTCGCTTTCCAATCCTGCATTTTGTCATTATTAGTGTATCATAAGACTCAATGCATAGAATAGCCTCTGTTCAGGGGCGCTTTAACTTTAACCCGGGGCATCATTACCTCCACCGGATACGTTTTCTTTTCCCATGCGAGAATTTCAGGCTATAATAAAACAGGTCGAAAATACATATCACCTGGAGGGATATGATGAAAAGGCTCTATTATACTGCACTTGGTTATATGATTGCGGGACTCATAGCCGGCATATATTATCGTGAAGTGACAAAAATAACCGGATTTACAGGTAAAACCATGCTGTCAGTCCTGCATACGCATCTTCTGGTTCTCGGGATGTTTTTCTTCCTGATCCTTATTTTGCTTGAGAAGCAATTTTGTTTATCAAAGAGTAAACTGTTCACTGCATTTTACTGGGTCTATAATATTGGCGTCATATGGACAGTGGCACTCCTTGCTGTTCATGGCACGATCACTGCCGCAGGAGGTCTATCCGGTCCGGCTATCGCCGGCATTGCCGGTATGGGGCATATTATTCTGTCAGGCGGCCTGATCCTGTTTTTCATCCTGTTGAAAGAACGGATTACCCAGGCAAAATAAAGATATCAGGAAAAGCTGGCTCAGTCAGTACCAGTTGAGCCAGAGTTACGTTTACACCATAATTTAAAATCTATATCATGATGAACTTTTGTGCGAAAAAAAAGCCGAAGCGATTGATCAGTCGCTTCGGCTCCATTAATGCTAAACAAATATAAACGAATTATTTATCGTAAACAGGTGTGCATGATTCAGCGTATTTTGGGTTATTTCCTGTTGTCAGGCCAAAGAATAACTCTTTAATCTTTTTGCAGACATCACCTTCATGGCCTGTTCCAATCGTTCGGTGATCGACTTCAACAATCGGTGTGACCTCCATGGCAGTACCGCTGAAGAAGACTTCATCTGCAACATACAGCTCAGATCTGGAGATACTCCGTTCATCAACTTCAAGCCCGAGTTCTTCCTTAGCCAGTTTCATAACAAGATCACGGGTGATTCCTTCAAGGATATTGTCTGCAGGTGGTGGTGTAACCAGTTTACCCTTCCGAAAGATGAAGATATTTTCACCGGATCCCTCACAGACATGGTCGCCATTCGTCAGGAAGATCGCTTCATCGAATCCGGCGCTTTTTGTTTCAAGTGCAGCCAGTGCAGAGTTCATATAAGCTGCGGTAGCTTTGGTACGCGGTGGGAGCTGGTTATTGGAGATCCTTTTCCATGAGGTAACGCCAACACTCAGCTCCGGCTTGCCGGCATACTTATTTAATGGCTGGGTATAGATCACAACCTTGACATCTTTACCGTCAAGAGTGGGTCCAATATCCTGTGCGTCATTGTATACAATCGGGCGGACATATGTAGTCGTGCGACAGTTATTTGCTTTCAGAAGTTCCACGGTTCCTTTGATCAGATCATCAACAGTCAGATCGAAATTCAGGTTAACCGTTTTGGCAGATTGTTTCAGTCTCTCATAATGTTCCCTGAGCTTAAATCCATAAAGCTGTTCGCTTTTGTCATCCCAGTATGCGCGGATGCCTTCAAAAACACCCAGTCCATAGTTAAATGCCTTACTGCGGACGCTGATTTTAACATCGTCTTCTTTGACAATCTTCCCTGATAATACACATAAGATTCTGACATGTAAACTCCTCCTGGATTTTGGTATATCACAGATACTGTTCCGGCTTTTTGCCGGTAAGAGAACCCCTATCCGGTCCTCCCCTGCACGGGTCTCTTGTACAGTACAGCTCTGTTTTTTTGTGTATCTTAATCATAGCACAAAAAAGAGTGCCAATTTCAATAAATATTGAAAAATTTTACACGAGATGAATACAGCAGCTTGTCTTTTCCCCCTGCGACAGGATCATGAAGCAATTATGAGCATACAGATTCAGAAATAGGAGCACTTACTTTTTTGACGGTTTAACGTTCTTTGCCTCTTTTTTGACAAATTGCAACGGGAGCAGATCAAACGGGCTCTTAAAAAGATACCCGATCATTTGTCTGATTCGATCACCGCCTGTCTCATCATGCACTTTATCCAGAGAAAACATCTGGACCTTTTCAGCAGGATTGAAAATCAAAACGGTATAGGTAAATCTACTCCTGGCTCTGATGAATCCAAACAGATTTCCGGCAGAAAAGGGAAAATAATCTCCGGTTTGCAAATTTTCATCTGTCCTGCGTGCCCGTATTGCAGCTCGAAAGAAAGTTTCTATTTCTTTGTTTTCACGTCCCCAGGGGAAGAAACGTCGATTGTCCGGATCTTTTCCACCCGTGAGTCCGGCTTCATCTCCATAGTAAATGCACGGCACTCCAGGAAGAGTCATAAGCATCCAGACTGCGATCTTCAATTTCTGTTTATTGCCACCAAGTACACTCAGGATCCGTTCCGTATCATGAGTACCGATATTGTTCATATTAGAGAAAAATGCAGCACGTGGATAGTTTGATTTTAAGGTAAAACTTGCTCTGACGGCATGACGGGCAGTGATCCTGCCAAGGAGAAGATCAATAATCAGCGTACGAAAAGGATAATTCATTACGCCATGCAGTGCACCACCTTCAAGATAATGCCGCCTTTTGCCATAGGCCAGTTTATTTGATGCATCCTCCCAGACTTCACCGATAAGTACCTTCTCTTCTCCGGGTCTGTTATATCGATCCAGTGCATGTCGTATCCCGGTTATAAAATCATCGGGCAATTCGTCTGCAACATCAAGCCGCCAGCCGCCTATACCGATTCTCGTCCAGCGATCAATGACACTTTCGTCAGACTTATAAATAAATTGACGGAAACTTTCGTTATTATGGTCAATGGATGGAAGATCATCGATATTCCACCAGCTTTCATAACGATCAGGATAGTGAAGAAATGTAAACCAGCCATAATAAGGGGAGCTGCGATCACGATAAGCTCCGCCTGTTCCATAATGACCAAATTTGTTGAAATACACACTGTCCGCACCGACATGGTTGAATACGCCATCCAGTATAATGTGTATCCCCATCCTGCCGGCTTTCGCAACGAGTTTTTCAAATATTTTCTCCGAACCGAACATCGGATCAATTTTCCGAAAATCCCCGGTATTGTATTTATGATTACTGCTTGCCTCAAAAACAGGACTTAAATAAAGGATGGTAATCCCGAGTGTGCGCAATGTATGAAGCTTTTCTATGATGCCCGACAGATTCCCGCCAAAAAAATCCCAGCGCACAATTTCCCCCTTGCTGTTTCGGATATAATAAGGCGAATCTTCTTCTGTTGCATAAATAAAGGAATTTTTCTTCGGATGATCAATTCTGTGATGGCGATTCCCGTTATTAAAGCGGTCGACGAAAATATGATAGATAACCCCGTGGGTATACCATTCCGGTGCAGGATCATAGCGGGAACAGGTCGTCAGCTGATACTGCTGAAGGGCAGATGGATCATCCAGTTCCCGTCCTTCGCCGCCGAAGTTGTCAGCAGATTTTGCGTAATACACAGTTTTACGGGTTCCCTTTTCATTCCTGTACTCTATTTGGAAATGGTAAAAATAGAGACCAGCTGGTGCGTCGGTAGAAAATGATATCTGAAATCGGAAGGGGTTTTCAGAATCCAGCTTCATTTCTACATGCTGAAAATCAAGCCCATCCTTCTTAATCACCAGAAAGACATGCTCTACTTCAGCCAGGGGCACATCAATGGCAAAATGAACAGACTGTCCGATTTGAACTGTTCCAAACGGTTTTCGGTATGTTTCCGACCAGGAATTAAAATAAATACGACGTGAATCCAACTGTCATCCCACTCCCCGTCATCATCCGGATCCTGCTTTCTTCCCATCATACTGTTTTGAAAAGTCAAACAGCTAAACATCCCAGATGTCGCTGGCATACTGACGAACCGTATAATCTGACGAAAAGACGCCGGCTCCGGCAATATTGATCAGAGCCATTCTCTGCCATGTAAGCGGGTCACGGTACAGGCGATCAATTTTTTTCTGAGCATGCACATAAGAATCAAAATCCCTTAAAACAAAAAATTCATCTCCATACTTCACCAGTGAATCAAATATGTCCTGTCCCTCCTGACGGATTCCAGGAATGGTACCATCTGTCAGTGCGTTCAGAATCCGTCGGATGGCTGGATTTTTTTCATAATAATGCGACGAATGATAGGATCCGTCCGCATAGTATTGAAAAACTTCCTGCTCGGTCAGGCCAAAAATAACAATGTTATCCGGACCTACACGATCCCGTATCTCCACATTTGCTCCATCCAGTGTGGCCAGAGTTACGGCCCCGTTAAGCATCAGTTTCATGTTGCTTGTTCCCGATGCTTCCTTTGAAGCAAGAGAGATCTGCTCGCTGACGTCAGACGCGGGGATGATCCGTTCGGCAAGCGACACACCATAGTTTTCTACAAAGACAATTTTTAGTTTTCCGTTGATTGCCGGGTCATTGTTGATCAGATCAGCTGCAGAATTAATTAGTTTGATAATTTCTTTTGCATAGGTGTAACTCGGTGCCGCTTTTGCTCCAAATATAAAGACCCTTGGATAGATATCGGCTTTCGGGTTATCTTTCAGCTGAAAGTACAAATAGAGGATGTGCATTAAATTCAGCAATTGCCTTTTATACGCATGCAACCTCTTAATTTGTACATCAAAAATGGCATCCGGGCTGATTTTGATCTTCATGGTTTCCAGGATATAATTGGCGAATCTCTTCTTATTGATCCGTTTAATATGCGCCAGCTCCTGGAGGGTCATCTCATCATTCCGGTAAGCCTTCAGCATTTTCAGCTCTGTGGGTATTTTCTCCCAGTCGCTGCCTATCTTTCTGCTGATCAGTTTACTGAGTGGTTCGTTTGCCAGCATCAGCCATCGCCGCTGCGTGATCCCATTCGTCTTATTGTTGAATCGTGAAGGATAGATGATAAAGAAATCATGCAGGACTTTTTCTTTAAGTATTGCTGTATGCATTTTAGCTACACCATTAATGCTATGGCTGCCGATGATCGCCAGATTGGCCATTTTCACATGATGACCCTCAATAATCCGCGTACGTTCGACGAGATCCCGGTCATAGAGGGTAAGCATCTTCTGAACATAGCGGCGATCGATTTCCTCTATAATCTGATAAACTCTCGGGATTAACGTTTTGATCATATCAACGGGCCACTTCTCAAGGGCTTCTGACATAATCGTGTGATTCGTATAGCTCATAACATGGATTGTGATGTTCCAGGCATGTTCCCAGTCCATCTTCTCATCATCGAGGAGAATCCGCATGAGTTCCGGAACACATAGTGCGGGGTGTGTATCGTTTATATGAATCCCTGCCTTCTCAGCAAGATGATTCATTGTTAACCCCATCTTCTGATAATGCCGGACAATACTCTGAACACCTGCGGAAACAAAGAAGTATTCCTGTTTCAGTCGTAATAAACGCCCTTCATAGTTGGAGTCATCGGGATAAAGAACTTCGGAAATACTTTCAATCCGTTCCTGCTGATTCAGGTAGGACCAGTAATCACTGCTCTCATCCTGAGGCGGCATCTCAGCTGACCAGAGTCTCAGCGTATTTACTGTGTCATTGTCGTACCCAATCACGGGTATATCATACGGAACCGCAAGGACACGCTGATCGTGTTCATAGTGCGGGATCAGATAGCCACTGCGGGTCTCTTCCATCCAGACGTGTCCATAGAAGCTGACCGTCACAGCCATATTCAGTCGACGTGTTTCCCAGACATTTCCATTCTGCAGCCAATTTTCCGGAAGTTCCACCTGGTAGCCATTGATAAATTTCTGCTTAAAGAGGCCATATTTGAAACGAATCCCATTTCCATGGCCCGGGATTCCGCATGTTGCAATCGAATCAATAAAACAGGCGGCAAGTCGGCCCAGTCCGCCATTTCCAAGACCGGGATCGGGTTCGGTCTGCGCAATCTTTTCCAGATTAAGACCGAGTTCTTCCAGGCCGGATCGAACGGTCTGGAGAATGCCTAGATTCAGAAGATTGCTTTTTAACATCCGTCCAAGTAAAAATTCCATTGAAAAATAGTAAATTTGCTTTTGTTCCTTATCGAGATATTTTTGATTTGTTTTATTCCAGTTTCTTGAACAATAGGCGCGGACGAGATTGCCGAGTGCAAAATACTGTTCGGTCACAGATGAATCATTTATATCCATTGAATAGAGATCCGTCAGCGTTCGCTTGAAATCTTCCTTGAATTTTCTTTTTGATAGGTCCATATTTATTTCCCGTCCTTGGAAGGTCAATGATCCAGCCGGGTCTGGTGCTGGCTGATACGATGCATTTTTTCCTTAAGATAGTTTACAGGTGTATCTTAACCCGTTCTGCGGGCATTTATAGTATGCTGTTCTGTCCTTTTTATATGTGAACGAAAGCCGGATGCCATTTTGAATGGTTTCCTGAGGGTACATCCATGCCATACCAATTTGTTAAGCCTGGCAGGTATTTAGGAAAAAAAAGAAGAATTATGGCTTTGAGCAGTAGACAGGTGACTCTGCATGTGTTCCTTTTCTTCCATGATGCGGCTGATTACAGAATTCTTTTCGATAACAACGGGTTCATCAGTTGTACCGATCAGTTTTGTATTGGGTTCAATTCGGACCTGTTTATCGAGAATCACATTTCGAAGTTCTGCACCAGGACCAATATAACTGCCCTGCATAATCACAGAGTTTTCAACTAAGGCGTTTTTTTCTATGGACACGTTACGGAATATGACAGAATGATTAATATCTCCTTTCACCATACATCCATTAGCGATTAATGAATCACTGGCTTCACAACTTGCTGCATAGTAAGTCGGTGCCTCATTCTTCACTTTCGTATGAATTGGCTGACTTCCCTTCAGCAGTGCTGTCAGATTAGCATCCCGAAGCATATCCATGTTTGCATCATAAAAGCTCTTAATAGAATTGATGATTTTCAGATAACCCGTATACTCAAACCCGTTGGTCGGCAATCTGATCATAGCCTGATGCAGTACATCGCTTAAATTACAATATTCATTTTCAGCAACAGCATTTCGAATCAGTCGCATGAGCAGGGAGCTTTTCAGCAGATAAATCTCCATATTAACCAGCAGCTTTTCTTCGCTGCCACGCAATGTGCAGGATTTCAGTTTCCTGACCAGACCGTCTTCACCAATCGTCAGACAGGACATATATTGATCAAGGTCAGTGTCCTGGTTTGCGGATTGATAAACGACGGTCATATCTGCTCCCTGTGCGATATGATTTCTCAGGATCGCCTGAACATCAATATTGCACAGCGTCCCTGTGCCCATAACTACAGCATATTCTGCACCTGATTTTTCAATGAATTCAATGTTTCTAAAGTAATTAAAGATGTCACCACCTGCACTTAGCGAAAGCCCGGAACCTTTTCGGGCTGAAATGGATGAAAAAAAGAACAACCCGCCGTGAATGCTGTCGAGCCCCCATTCTTTCCCGCTGCGTACATGGTCGTATACAGAACGCTGGCTGTCGTTCAGAAAAATTCCAACCGATTCTATTCCGGCCGTCGTCATATTGGACAGGGGAAAGTCAATCAGCCGGTATCTGCTGCAGAACGGAAGACTGGCGACCGGGCGTGTCCGGGTCAGCGGATACATCGTTTCTCTTGATTCAGTCAGATTGATAATGCCGCAGATTTTATTCTTCCTCATCAGAAAGGCCCCCCACAACTTCGTTATAACCGACAACCTCAATGCCATCATCACTGATTAACTGAGCGTTATCAGCAAATACAGCGTGCTCACCGACTATCGCATGGTCAATTGTTACATTTTTTCCAATCACCGAATTGGCCATAATGATTGAATCCCTGATGATACTGTTCGCTCCGATTTTCACATTCTGAGATATGATAGAATGCTGCACCTCACCGGCAACATAGCATCCATCAACGATCAGAGATTCCCGCACTTTGGAATCTCTGGTCAGATAGTGCGGCGGGGCAAGAGGATTCTTCGAATAGATGCGCCATGATTTATCACGGATATTCAGTTCATGTTCCGGATTAATGAAAGCCATATTTGCACCCCAGAGACTGTCAACTGTTCCAACATCTTTCCAGTAGCCTTCAAACGAGTAGGCAAAAACATTTTCCCCGTTTGCCAGGAAAGAAGGAATGACGTTTTTTGCAAAATCATTCATGTTTTGTCCTGTTGCGTGACTTTCCATCAGGTAGCGGCGCAGAACCTCCCAGTTGAAAATATAAATCCCCATCGATGCAAGATTACTTTTCGGCTTTTCCGGTTTCTCATCGAAATCAATAATTCTGTCCGTATTATCCGTATTCATAATACCAAAGCGCGTCGCGTCTTCCGCAGGAACCCTGATCACAGCCACGGTTGCCGTCGCTTTCTTGTTTTTATGAAAGTTCAGCATCAGTTCGTAATCCATCTTATAAATATGATCACCTGAAAGGATCAGAAGATAGGTGGGCTGGTGACTGTCGATATATGAAAGATTCTGGTAGATGGCATGTGCTGTCCCCTGAAACCATTTTTCTCCGTCCAGACTGGAATGAGGCTGCAGGATGGTCACACCACCATCTCTGCGGTCAAGCCCCCAGTGTGAACCATTGCCGATATGATCGTTTAACTCAAGTGGCTGATACTGGGTAACCACACCGACCGTGTGAATTCCTGAATTGGAACAGTTGCTGAGTGAAAAGTCAATAATCCGGTATTTTCCACCGAATGGTATTGCCGGCTTAGCAATCGTACGGGTTAGTTTCCCCAGCCTTGAACCCTGACCACCTGCCAGAATCATTGCAATCATTTCGTCTTTCATCGTCAATGGAAAAAGGTAATTTCCAGCCTTTTTCCTTCCACCTCCTTTGCCTGCTTTGTTGATCATTATTCATCATATGATCTAACTCATCCGGGTATCTTCATCTTTATTGCTGAAATTTATGTTGTCTCCCGTGATTGTGAAAACCAAAGCAGGCAACCGCTTACACTGATTTTTTTGCGGGAAGTGCTGAAAGCCCGGAATATGAACCGGATCGGATAAAATTTTCTACATTTTAATTATATTACAAAAATAGGGATGAAATATATATATTATAA from the Sporolactobacillus sp. Y61 genome contains:
- a CDS encoding branched-chain amino acid transaminase, yielding MGVLLPAKSRNSICDIPKSRRSLHVRILCVLSGKIVKEDDVKISVRSKAFNYGLGVFEGIRAYWDDKSEQLYGFKLREHYERLKQSAKTVNLNFDLTVDDLIKGTVELLKANNCRTTTYVRPIVYNDAQDIGPTLDGKDVKVVIYTQPLNKYAGKPELSVGVTSWKRISNNQLPPRTKATAAYMNSALAALETKSAGFDEAIFLTNGDHVCEGSGENIFIFRKGKLVTPPPADNILEGITRDLVMKLAKEELGLEVDERSISRSELYVADEVFFSGTAMEVTPIVEVDHRTIGTGHEGDVCKKIKELFFGLTTGNNPKYAESCTPVYDK
- a CDS encoding glycogen/starch/alpha-glucan phosphorylase; protein product: MDLSKRKFKEDFKRTLTDLYSMDINDSSVTEQYFALGNLVRAYCSRNWNKTNQKYLDKEQKQIYYFSMEFLLGRMLKSNLLNLGILQTVRSGLEELGLNLEKIAQTEPDPGLGNGGLGRLAACFIDSIATCGIPGHGNGIRFKYGLFKQKFINGYQVELPENWLQNGNVWETRRLNMAVTVSFYGHVWMEETRSGYLIPHYEHDQRVLAVPYDIPVIGYDNDTVNTLRLWSAEMPPQDESSDYWSYLNQQERIESISEVLYPDDSNYEGRLLRLKQEYFFVSAGVQSIVRHYQKMGLTMNHLAEKAGIHINDTHPALCVPELMRILLDDEKMDWEHAWNITIHVMSYTNHTIMSEALEKWPVDMIKTLIPRVYQIIEEIDRRYVQKMLTLYDRDLVERTRIIEGHHVKMANLAIIGSHSINGVAKMHTAILKEKVLHDFFIIYPSRFNNKTNGITQRRWLMLANEPLSKLISRKIGSDWEKIPTELKMLKAYRNDEMTLQELAHIKRINKKRFANYILETMKIKISPDAIFDVQIKRLHAYKRQLLNLMHILYLYFQLKDNPKADIYPRVFIFGAKAAPSYTYAKEIIKLINSAADLINNDPAINGKLKIVFVENYGVSLAERIIPASDVSEQISLASKEASGTSNMKLMLNGAVTLATLDGANVEIRDRVGPDNIVIFGLTEQEVFQYYADGSYHSSHYYEKNPAIRRILNALTDGTIPGIRQEGQDIFDSLVKYGDEFFVLRDFDSYVHAQKKIDRLYRDPLTWQRMALINIAGAGVFSSDYTVRQYASDIWDV
- the glgD gene encoding glucose-1-phosphate adenylyltransferase subunit GlgD; the encoded protein is MRKNKICGIINLTESRETMYPLTRTRPVASLPFCSRYRLIDFPLSNMTTAGIESVGIFLNDSQRSVYDHVRSGKEWGLDSIHGGLFFFSSISARKGSGLSLSAGGDIFNYFRNIEFIEKSGAEYAVVMGTGTLCNIDVQAILRNHIAQGADMTVVYQSANQDTDLDQYMSCLTIGEDGLVRKLKSCTLRGSEEKLLVNMEIYLLKSSLLMRLIRNAVAENEYCNLSDVLHQAMIRLPTNGFEYTGYLKIINSIKSFYDANMDMLRDANLTALLKGSQPIHTKVKNEAPTYYAASCEASDSLIANGCMVKGDINHSVIFRNVSIEKNALVENSVIMQGSYIGPGAELRNVILDKQVRIEPNTKLIGTTDEPVVIEKNSVISRIMEEKEHMQSHLSTAQSHNSSFFS
- a CDS encoding DUF2871 domain-containing protein — encoded protein: MKRLYYTALGYMIAGLIAGIYYREVTKITGFTGKTMLSVLHTHLLVLGMFFFLILILLEKQFCLSKSKLFTAFYWVYNIGVIWTVALLAVHGTITAAGGLSGPAIAGIAGMGHIILSGGLILFFILLKERITQAK
- a CDS encoding ABC transporter permease, with amino-acid sequence MNKFLVLFSQSYLSKLKAKSFLITTLIMLLAIFAAFMWPTISSWLSSNNKAVKIVIVDQTRLNTAAFFKSDNHLKFKNFTGTLDQADQSVKKKKADGVLLLDQNASGQLTAQIRTADTALELNDQQQLDHYVQNVNQLFTIKQMNLTNEQAQRILSSHLTLDQHTMNTQQEGKSADSKTKATLISYGIAFLIYLFVLSYLSMISSEIAAEKDTRIMEIIISSSSPLIHLLSRVTGILSLAFTQIIVLAGAALIMAKTMNHGEYWNSVQSFFSNVSAAYFIYAILFFVLACVLYTLIGAVLGSLVNKVQDVGQAIMPVTFALMIGFFIAISGMNNPDTLLIKVSSYIPFISSMIMPMRIGATDMGLWEAAVSLILLAATIIWLFLFSLRFYKGSVLTYTSGSFLKKMKQALSLSK
- a CDS encoding glycoside hydrolase family 13 protein: MDSRRIYFNSWSETYRKPFGTVQIGQSVHFAIDVPLAEVEHVFLVIKKDGLDFQHVEMKLDSENPFRFQISFSTDAPAGLYFYHFQIEYRNEKGTRKTVYYAKSADNFGGEGRELDDPSALQQYQLTTCSRYDPAPEWYTHGVIYHIFVDRFNNGNRHHRIDHPKKNSFIYATEEDSPYYIRNSKGEIVRWDFFGGNLSGIIEKLHTLRTLGITILYLSPVFEASSNHKYNTGDFRKIDPMFGSEKIFEKLVAKAGRMGIHIILDGVFNHVGADSVYFNKFGHYGTGGAYRDRSSPYYGWFTFLHYPDRYESWWNIDDLPSIDHNNESFRQFIYKSDESVIDRWTRIGIGGWRLDVADELPDDFITGIRHALDRYNRPGEEKVLIGEVWEDASNKLAYGKRRHYLEGGALHGVMNYPFRTLIIDLLLGRITARHAVRASFTLKSNYPRAAFFSNMNNIGTHDTERILSVLGGNKQKLKIAVWMLMTLPGVPCIYYGDEAGLTGGKDPDNRRFFPWGRENKEIETFFRAAIRARRTDENLQTGDYFPFSAGNLFGFIRARSRFTYTVLIFNPAEKVQMFSLDKVHDETGGDRIRQMIGYLFKSPFDLLPLQFVKKEAKNVKPSKK
- a CDS encoding glucose-1-phosphate adenylyltransferase, giving the protein MIAMILAGGQGSRLGKLTRTIAKPAIPFGGKYRIIDFSLSNCSNSGIHTVGVVTQYQPLELNDHIGNGSHWGLDRRDGGVTILQPHSSLDGEKWFQGTAHAIYQNLSYIDSHQPTYLLILSGDHIYKMDYELMLNFHKNKKATATVAVIRVPAEDATRFGIMNTDNTDRIIDFDEKPEKPKSNLASMGIYIFNWEVLRRYLMESHATGQNMNDFAKNVIPSFLANGENVFAYSFEGYWKDVGTVDSLWGANMAFINPEHELNIRDKSWRIYSKNPLAPPHYLTRDSKVRESLIVDGCYVAGEVQHSIISQNVKIGANSIIRDSIIMANSVIGKNVTIDHAIVGEHAVFADNAQLISDDGIEVVGYNEVVGGLSDEEE